One genomic region from Rosa rugosa chromosome 1, drRosRugo1.1, whole genome shotgun sequence encodes:
- the LOC133725065 gene encoding uncharacterized protein LOC133725065 has protein sequence MVIWYEILFAFNRVSKVLQSHDMQISVAIAEVKDAIITAKEIAAALDVDPVFPEKRQIQRKRFFDESGNEPSPSSSSEESFRLHYFLYIIDQAKGSLNRRFEQYQRYDDIFGFLFTSETLNSLNDNDLKAACIHLETVLRYGESSDVDGEDMFRELKLLREILPKQKMTASDILNFLHERNTCPVVRLAYRILLTVPVTVASAERSFSKLKLLKSYLRSTMSQERLNGLALISIENEYLGKINCDKLIDQFAGKKARRWIFK, from the exons ATGGTGATTTGGTATGAaattttgtttgcttttaatAGGGTTAGCAAAGTGCTGCAGTCTCATGATATGCAAATTAGTGTTGCTATAGCTGAAGTAAAAG ATGCAATAATTACTGCTAAAGAAATTGCTGCTGCATTAGATGTTGATCCTGTTTTTCCGGAAAAGCgtcaaattcaaagaaaaagatTTTTTGATGAAAGCGGCAATGAGCCATCTCCATCATCTTCAAGTGAGGAATCTTTTAGACTACATTATTTCTTATATATTATAGATCAAGCTAAGGGGTCATTAAATAGAAGGTTTGAACAATACCAACGTTATGATGATATCTTTGGATTTTTATTCACTTCTGAAACTTTGAATTCCTTGAATGATAATGATTTGAAAGCTGCTTGTATTCATCTTGAGACTGTTTTGAGATATGGAGAGAGTTCAGATGTTGATGGGGAAGACATGTTTAGAGAGCTAAAACTCTTAAGGGAGATATTACCCAAACAGAAGATGACAGCTAGTGATATATTGAATTTCTTACATGAAAGGAATACATGCCCTGTTGTTAGACTTGCATATCGAATATTGTTAACTGTGCCTGTTACTGTTGCTTCAGCTGAGAGGAGTTTTTCCAAGTTAAAGTTATTGAAGTCTTATTTGCGATCAACTATGTCACAAGAAAGGCTAAATGGACTTGCTTTGATTTCGATTGAGAATGAATATCTTGGAAAAATCAATTGTGATAAGCTAATTGATCAGTTTGCAGGGAAGAAGGCAAGGAGATGGATTTTCAAATGA